In Virgibacillus proomii, a single window of DNA contains:
- a CDS encoding DNA N-6-adenine-methyltransferase, with protein MNNLLNKGLFSSDTDSWETPLCFYEQLNKEFNFELDVCATKDNTKCDKYFTPEIDGLKQQWRGVCWMNPPYGRQINKWVKKAYESSLNGATVVCLLPARTDTRWWHDYCMKGEIRLVKGRLKFGDSKNSAPFPSAVVIFGEGVEKNKVIAI; from the coding sequence GTGAACAATTTGCTTAATAAAGGACTATTTTCAAGTGATACCGATTCATGGGAAACTCCTCTATGCTTTTATGAGCAATTAAATAAAGAGTTTAATTTTGAATTAGACGTTTGCGCCACAAAAGATAATACCAAGTGTGATAAATATTTTACACCGGAAATAGATGGACTTAAACAACAATGGCGTGGGGTGTGTTGGATGAACCCTCCATATGGCAGGCAGATAAACAAGTGGGTTAAGAAAGCTTACGAGTCTTCATTAAATGGAGCCACAGTTGTTTGTTTATTACCAGCTAGAACTGATACAAGGTGGTGGCATGATTACTGTATGAAAGGTGAGATAAGGCTTGTTAAAGGACGTTTAAAGTTTGGTGATTCTAAAAATTCCGCGCCTTTTCCTAGTGCTGTGGTTATATTCGGAGAAGGAGTAGAAAAGAACAAGGTAATTGCTATTTAA